In Streptomyces sp. NBC_00878, a single window of DNA contains:
- a CDS encoding PLP-dependent cysteine synthase family protein, whose protein sequence is MATLDVDHSDAEYRHWLKEAVRKVQADANRSADTHLLRFPLPEKWGIDLYLKDESTHPTGSLKHRLARSLFLYGLCNGWIRRDRPVIEASSGSTAVSEAYFAKLIGVPFIAVMPRTTSPEKCRLIEFHGGQCHFVNDPRTMYEESAALAAETGGHYMDQFTYAERATDWRGNNNIAESIYRQLELERYPEPAWIVATAGTGGTSATIARYVHYMQHNTRICVADPENSCFFEGWTTGDADVTTDCGSRIEGIGRPRMEPSFVPGAIDRMMKVPDAASVAAVRALEAAIGRKAGGSTGTGLWSSLKIVAEMAAAGRTGSVVTLLCDPGDRYLDKYYSDEWVAGQGLDIEPYAGAIESLLATGAWPD, encoded by the coding sequence ATGGCCACACTCGATGTCGATCACAGCGACGCGGAGTACCGGCACTGGCTCAAAGAAGCCGTACGGAAGGTCCAGGCCGACGCGAACAGATCGGCCGACACCCACCTCCTGCGCTTCCCGCTGCCCGAGAAGTGGGGCATCGACCTCTACCTCAAGGACGAGTCCACCCACCCCACCGGCAGCCTCAAGCACCGCCTGGCCCGCTCGCTGTTCCTGTACGGCCTGTGCAACGGCTGGATCCGCCGCGACCGCCCGGTCATCGAGGCCTCCAGCGGCTCCACCGCCGTCTCCGAGGCCTACTTCGCGAAGCTGATCGGGGTGCCCTTCATCGCCGTCATGCCCCGCACAACCAGCCCCGAGAAATGCCGCCTCATCGAATTCCACGGCGGACAGTGCCACTTCGTGAACGACCCGCGGACGATGTACGAGGAGTCGGCGGCCCTCGCGGCCGAGACCGGCGGGCACTACATGGACCAGTTCACCTACGCGGAGCGGGCCACGGACTGGCGCGGCAACAACAACATCGCCGAATCGATCTACCGCCAGCTGGAGTTGGAGCGCTACCCCGAACCGGCGTGGATCGTCGCCACCGCCGGCACGGGTGGCACGTCGGCGACCATCGCTCGGTATGTGCACTACATGCAGCACAACACCCGTATCTGTGTGGCCGATCCGGAGAACTCCTGCTTCTTCGAGGGCTGGACCACGGGCGACGCGGACGTCACCACCGACTGCGGATCACGCATCGAGGGCATCGGCCGGCCTCGGATGGAACCGAGCTTCGTGCCGGGGGCCATCGACCGGATGATGAAGGTGCCGGACGCGGCGAGCGTGGCCGCCGTGCGCGCACTGGAAGCGGCCATCGGCCGCAAGGCGGGCGGTTCGACCGGTACCGGGTTGTGGAGCTCGCTGAAGATCGTCGCGGAGATGGCGGCGGCGGGGCGGACGGGGAGCGTGGTGACTCTGTTGTGTGACCCGGGGGATCGGTATCTGGACAAGTACTACTCGGACGAGTGGGTGGCCGGTCAGGGGCTGGACATCGAGCCGTATGCGGGGGCGATCGAGTCGCTGTTGGCCACGGGGGCCTGGCCGGACTGA
- a CDS encoding SRPBCC family protein, producing the protein MAHRLRPVGLDFVETAPLRLVFAREVDSPPETVYRALAEDVAGWSEWFSAVKLARPTEDGSGRHVRLKGGTRFEETILAAEPSELYTYRVDVTNAPGTRALVEEWRLARSGTGTRVQWTWAADGTAPFRFAIKLGRAGLGRAFRDAVTKLDRRLASMPA; encoded by the coding sequence ATGGCACACCGACTGCGTCCGGTGGGACTGGACTTCGTCGAGACCGCTCCCCTGCGTCTGGTGTTCGCGAGAGAGGTCGACTCGCCTCCCGAGACCGTCTATCGCGCGCTGGCCGAGGACGTGGCCGGCTGGTCCGAGTGGTTCTCGGCGGTGAAGCTGGCCCGCCCGACCGAGGACGGGTCCGGGCGGCACGTCCGGCTGAAGGGCGGGACGCGCTTCGAGGAGACGATCCTCGCGGCCGAGCCCTCCGAGCTGTACACGTACCGCGTCGACGTGACGAACGCTCCCGGCACCCGCGCCCTCGTGGAGGAGTGGCGCCTCGCGCGCAGCGGCACGGGTACGAGGGTGCAGTGGACCTGGGCCGCCGACGGAACGGCCCCGTTCCGCTTCGCGATAAAGCTGGGCCGAGCGGGCCTGGGCCGGGCGTTCCGCGACGCGGTGACAAAGCTGGACCGACGGCTCGCTTCGATGCCCGCGTGA
- a CDS encoding DeoR/GlpR family DNA-binding transcription regulator, translating into MSENQNLLAEQRRALILDEVRRRGGVRVNELTRKLGVSDMTVRRDLDALARQGVVEKVHGGAVPVVEASTHEPGFEAKSGMELTAKEDIARAAAAMVAPGTAIALSGGTTTYALAHQLLDVPDLTVVTNSVRVADVFHAAQRTSGQRQGAATVVLTGGVRTPSDSLVGPVADQAIGALHFDVLFLGVHGISVEAGLSTPNLAEAETNRRLVQSARRVVVVADHTKWGTVGLSSFAALEQVDTLVTDDGLTAGAREEISEHLRRLVVAGEPEDESEHENETDV; encoded by the coding sequence GTGAGTGAGAATCAGAACCTCCTCGCGGAGCAGCGGCGCGCTCTGATCCTCGACGAGGTCCGGCGGCGCGGCGGTGTCCGCGTCAACGAACTCACCAGGAAACTCGGCGTGTCCGACATGACGGTCCGCCGCGACCTCGACGCGCTCGCCCGGCAGGGCGTGGTGGAGAAGGTGCACGGCGGCGCGGTCCCGGTGGTCGAGGCGAGCACGCACGAGCCGGGCTTCGAGGCCAAGTCGGGTATGGAGCTGACGGCCAAGGAGGACATCGCGCGGGCCGCCGCGGCGATGGTCGCACCGGGTACGGCGATCGCGCTGTCGGGCGGTACGACGACGTACGCGCTCGCCCATCAGCTGCTCGACGTGCCGGACCTGACGGTGGTGACCAACTCGGTGCGGGTGGCCGACGTCTTCCACGCCGCGCAGCGCACTTCGGGGCAGCGGCAGGGAGCGGCGACGGTCGTGCTGACCGGCGGTGTGCGCACTCCGTCGGACTCACTGGTGGGGCCCGTCGCGGACCAGGCGATCGGGGCGCTCCACTTCGATGTGCTGTTCCTGGGTGTGCACGGCATATCGGTGGAGGCCGGCCTGTCGACGCCGAACCTGGCCGAGGCCGAGACCAACCGGCGGCTCGTCCAGTCGGCTCGGCGTGTCGTCGTGGTCGCGGACCACACCAAGTGGGGCACGGTGGGCCTGAGTTCGTTCGCCGCGCTGGAACAGGTCGACACCCTGGTCACGGATGACGGGCTGACCGCCGGGGCGCGCGAGGAGATCTCCGAGCATCTGCGGCGCCTGGTGGTGGCGGGCGAGCCCGAGGACGAGAGCGAGCACGAGAACGAGACGGACGTCTGA
- a CDS encoding right-handed parallel beta-helix repeat-containing protein, with translation MAQGTVQVTHTGTSRWRRRTGEYASLAAALEAAADGDVLTVAAGTYRENLVVQRAVTLRGPEGSPGSVRIAPIDGVPLTVRASAVVQDLLVEGQDSAAPALLVEEGTPELTDIRIVTRSAAGIEVRGGARPTVRRCTVDNPAGVGIAVLDSGGGVFEECEVVAAGQAGVSVRGGAHPRLERCRIHHTSGAGLSATGEQSALEAIGCEVYEVRGSGVQVTARATAHLTDCDVHRTTADGVTLDTDAVLTLADCRIHDIPENAVDLRSRSVLTMTRSTVRQFGRNGLSVWDPGTRVDANQCEIHDSTGDYPAVWVSDGATVVLDSCRVHDVPDALFVLDRGSRADVVDSDISQVRNTAVSVSDGATAQLDDCRIRDAATGAWFRDHGSGGTLNGCTVDGTQTGVIVTKGADPTIERCTVTSPAEAGFYVSAGGRGTFHGCRVTGSGGYGFHVLDGCRTTLKKCRTERCARGGYEFADAGGDQASGTGPVVEDCTSDESASVRPPAQETAVQTTSQSSGLLGAIPGQRITEQEPLVASQEPEQPARTSTAVLGELDALVGLESVKREVRALTDMIEVGRRRQLAGLKAASARRHLVFTGSPGTGKTTVGRLYGEILASLGVLEKGHLVEVSRVDLVGEHIGSTAIRTQEAFDRARGGVLFIDEAYALSPEDSGRDFGREAIDTLVKLMEDHREAVVVIVAGYTAEMERFLTVNPGVASRFSRTITFGDYDAEELLRIVEQQAEEHEYRLAPGAGEALVKYFTAIPKGPAFGNGRTARQTFEAMVERHAGRVAQFSEPSTDDLTLLYAEDLPELP, from the coding sequence ATGGCACAGGGCACGGTCCAGGTGACGCACACCGGTACGTCGCGGTGGCGGCGCCGCACGGGTGAGTACGCATCGCTCGCCGCCGCCCTGGAGGCAGCGGCCGACGGTGACGTCCTCACCGTCGCCGCCGGAACCTACCGCGAGAACCTCGTCGTCCAGCGGGCGGTGACGCTGCGCGGCCCCGAGGGCTCCCCCGGTTCCGTGCGCATCGCGCCCATCGACGGAGTGCCGCTCACCGTGCGCGCCTCCGCCGTGGTCCAGGACCTGCTCGTGGAGGGCCAGGACTCGGCGGCGCCCGCGCTCCTCGTCGAGGAGGGCACACCGGAGCTGACGGACATCCGGATCGTCACCCGGTCCGCGGCCGGTATCGAGGTCCGCGGGGGCGCGCGTCCGACCGTCCGGCGCTGCACCGTCGACAACCCCGCGGGGGTCGGCATCGCCGTACTGGACAGCGGGGGCGGGGTGTTCGAGGAGTGCGAGGTCGTCGCGGCCGGCCAGGCGGGCGTCTCGGTGCGCGGCGGCGCCCATCCGCGGCTGGAGCGCTGCCGGATCCACCACACCTCGGGCGCGGGCCTGTCGGCGACCGGCGAGCAGTCCGCCCTGGAGGCCATCGGCTGCGAGGTGTACGAGGTCAGGGGCAGCGGCGTACAGGTCACCGCCCGGGCCACGGCGCATCTCACCGACTGCGATGTGCACCGTACGACCGCGGACGGCGTCACGCTCGACACGGACGCCGTGCTGACGCTGGCCGACTGCCGCATCCACGACATCCCGGAGAACGCGGTCGATCTGCGGTCCCGCTCGGTCCTCACCATGACCCGTTCCACCGTGCGGCAGTTCGGGCGCAACGGCCTGTCGGTCTGGGACCCGGGCACGCGCGTGGACGCCAACCAGTGCGAGATCCACGACAGTACGGGCGACTACCCCGCGGTGTGGGTCAGCGACGGCGCGACGGTCGTACTCGACTCCTGCCGTGTGCACGACGTGCCGGACGCCCTGTTCGTCCTCGACCGCGGCTCGCGCGCGGACGTCGTCGACAGCGACATCTCACAGGTCCGCAACACGGCCGTGTCGGTGAGCGACGGCGCGACCGCGCAGCTCGACGACTGCCGCATCCGGGACGCCGCGACGGGCGCCTGGTTCCGCGACCACGGCAGCGGCGGCACGCTGAACGGCTGCACGGTGGACGGTACGCAGACGGGCGTGATCGTCACCAAGGGTGCCGACCCCACCATCGAGCGGTGCACGGTCACCTCGCCGGCCGAGGCCGGCTTCTATGTGTCGGCGGGCGGCCGCGGCACCTTCCACGGCTGCCGGGTCACGGGCAGCGGCGGATACGGCTTCCATGTGCTCGACGGCTGCCGTACGACGCTGAAGAAGTGCCGCACGGAGCGGTGCGCGCGCGGTGGTTACGAGTTCGCGGACGCCGGCGGCGACCAAGCGTCCGGTACGGGTCCCGTGGTCGAGGACTGCACGAGCGACGAGAGCGCGAGTGTGCGGCCCCCGGCGCAGGAGACCGCCGTACAGACCACGAGTCAGTCCTCCGGTCTGCTGGGGGCGATCCCGGGGCAGCGCATCACCGAGCAGGAGCCGCTCGTCGCTTCCCAGGAGCCCGAGCAGCCCGCGCGCACGTCGACGGCCGTGCTCGGCGAACTGGACGCGCTGGTGGGCCTGGAGAGCGTCAAGCGCGAGGTGCGGGCCCTCACCGACATGATCGAGGTCGGCCGCCGCCGCCAGCTGGCGGGTCTCAAGGCGGCCTCCGCCCGGCGCCATCTGGTCTTCACGGGCTCCCCCGGCACCGGCAAGACGACGGTCGGCCGACTGTACGGCGAGATCCTCGCCTCGCTCGGAGTCCTGGAGAAAGGGCATCTCGTCGAGGTGTCCAGGGTGGACCTGGTCGGCGAGCACATCGGCTCCACGGCCATCCGTACGCAGGAGGCCTTCGACCGGGCGCGCGGCGGCGTGCTGTTCATCGACGAGGCGTACGCGCTCTCGCCGGAGGACTCGGGGCGCGACTTCGGCCGCGAGGCCATCGACACGCTCGTGAAGCTGATGGAGGACCACCGGGAGGCGGTGGTGGTGATCGTCGCCGGCTACACGGCCGAGATGGAGCGCTTCCTGACCGTCAACCCCGGTGTGGCGTCCCGGTTCTCGCGGACCATCACCTTCGGCGACTACGACGCCGAGGAGTTGCTGCGGATCGTGGAGCAGCAGGCCGAGGAGCACGAGTACCGGCTCGCGCCGGGTGCGGGCGAGGCGCTGGTCAAGTACTTCACGGCGATCCCGAAGGGGCCCGCGTTCGGCAACGGCCGTACGGCGCGGCAGACCTTCGAGGCGATGGTGGAGCGGCACGCGGGGCGGGTCGCCCAGTTCTCCGAACCGAGCACGGACGACCTCACCCTGCTGTACGCGGAGGACCTGCCGGAGCTGCCCTGA
- a CDS encoding MOSC domain-containing protein, with translation MSKPVLHSIHLYPLKAAGGSDLRESVVEPWGLAGDRRWVLIDESDKVVTQRPQPRLALVAAELLPGGGILLSAPGCDPLTVRVPEPTGTTPVDVWNDKVEVVPADAAAHTWFSDYLGIGVRLMHLDDPATRRPIDPEFARPGETVSFADGYPLLLTTLGSLDAVNALVAQGDRPDEGPLPMNRFRPNVVVGGTASWAEDDWSRIAIGEVTFRVAKMCGRCVVTTTNQTTAERGKEPLRTLARHRRFGDKLVFGQNLVPESPGSVRVGDPVRILE, from the coding sequence ATGTCGAAGCCGGTACTGCACTCGATCCACCTCTATCCACTGAAGGCGGCCGGGGGCAGTGACCTGCGTGAGTCGGTCGTGGAGCCATGGGGTCTGGCGGGTGACCGCCGCTGGGTGCTGATCGACGAGAGCGACAAGGTCGTCACCCAACGCCCGCAGCCGCGCCTGGCGTTGGTCGCCGCCGAGCTGTTGCCCGGCGGCGGAATTCTGCTGTCCGCGCCCGGCTGTGACCCACTGACCGTCCGCGTGCCCGAGCCGACCGGGACGACACCGGTGGATGTCTGGAACGACAAGGTGGAGGTGGTCCCCGCCGACGCGGCGGCCCACACCTGGTTCAGCGACTATCTCGGCATCGGGGTGCGGCTCATGCACCTGGACGACCCGGCCACACGTCGGCCCATCGACCCGGAGTTCGCCCGGCCGGGCGAGACCGTGAGCTTCGCCGACGGCTACCCCCTGCTGCTCACCACACTCGGCTCGCTCGACGCCGTCAACGCGCTCGTCGCGCAGGGCGATCGGCCCGACGAGGGCCCGCTCCCCATGAACCGCTTCCGGCCGAACGTGGTGGTCGGGGGCACCGCCTCCTGGGCGGAGGACGACTGGTCCCGGATCGCCATCGGTGAGGTCACCTTCCGGGTCGCGAAGATGTGCGGGCGCTGTGTCGTGACCACCACGAACCAGACCACCGCCGAGCGCGGCAAGGAGCCGCTGCGCACCCTCGCCCGCCACCGCCGATTCGGCGACAAGCTGGTCTTCGGGCAGAATCTCGTGCCGGAGTCCCCAGGCTCGGTCCGCGTGGGAGATCCCGTCAGGATCCTCGAATAG
- a CDS encoding DUF6643 family protein → MTSPRSTYGGGYYSASFPDTPIYDSLVAERGTPQIAPIRVPAAYDTGSHLPALPAALPALPAGPSQQAPSYAYPQAQQPAPLQQAAPYIPQQAGVPRGYPGPQAPQPQRPMAGGTGYEAMRPAAPRPAPAPHQEPYNNQQYRGY, encoded by the coding sequence ATGACCTCCCCCCGCTCCACCTATGGCGGCGGTTACTACTCCGCCTCCTTCCCGGACACTCCGATCTACGACTCTCTCGTGGCCGAGCGGGGAACCCCGCAGATCGCCCCGATCCGGGTCCCCGCGGCGTACGACACGGGCAGTCACCTGCCCGCTCTGCCCGCAGCACTGCCCGCCCTGCCTGCCGGTCCCTCCCAGCAGGCTCCTTCGTACGCCTACCCGCAGGCCCAGCAGCCCGCTCCGCTGCAGCAGGCCGCGCCGTACATCCCTCAGCAGGCCGGCGTGCCGCGCGGCTACCCGGGCCCGCAGGCTCCCCAGCCGCAGCGGCCCATGGCGGGCGGCACGGGGTACGAGGCGATGCGTCCCGCGGCCCCGCGGCCCGCCCCGGCTCCGCACCAGGAGCCCTACAACAACCAGCAGTACCGCGGCTACTGA